Proteins from a single region of Chryseobacterium sp. T16E-39:
- a CDS encoding aminotransferase class IV: MYYNEKTMLYHDGKFQEASTASTGLYGQSLHYGYAVFEGIKSYKTKNGTKIFKAKEHYDRLRKSAELMMIPFEYSTEEMIDLTYKLLEMNNLGNAYIRPLVICSPNMSLSKGNKSSLVIEAWSWDNGYLSDHARIMTSSFERPNPKAFRIEAKASGHYVNSILAAQEAKDKGFDEAMLLDGNGNVAESSGANIFYEKDLKLYTPAKGSILPGITRATMFEICDQLGIYYEEKFFKPEEMEGADAAFFCGTAAEVVALKSLNNTPFKLKWEDSVSALIQKAYRHLVFEEDYSYLKQELYV, from the coding sequence ATGTATTACAACGAGAAAACGATGCTTTATCATGACGGAAAGTTTCAGGAAGCTTCAACAGCTTCTACCGGACTTTACGGACAATCACTTCATTATGGATATGCGGTCTTTGAAGGAATTAAATCTTATAAGACGAAGAATGGAACGAAAATTTTTAAAGCAAAAGAGCATTATGACCGTTTGAGAAAATCAGCTGAACTGATGATGATTCCCTTCGAATATTCGACAGAAGAGATGATTGATTTGACGTATAAGCTTTTAGAAATGAATAACCTGGGTAATGCATACATCAGACCATTAGTAATCTGCTCACCTAATATGAGCTTGTCAAAAGGAAACAAAAGTTCTTTAGTAATCGAAGCCTGGAGCTGGGACAATGGATACTTATCAGATCACGCCAGAATCATGACCTCATCTTTTGAACGTCCCAATCCTAAAGCATTCAGGATAGAAGCAAAAGCGAGCGGACATTATGTAAATTCTATTTTAGCGGCTCAGGAAGCAAAGGATAAAGGATTTGATGAAGCGATGCTTTTAGATGGAAATGGAAATGTAGCGGAAAGTTCAGGAGCCAATATTTTTTATGAGAAAGATTTAAAACTGTATACTCCGGCAAAAGGAAGTATTCTTCCGGGGATAACGAGAGCTACTATGTTTGAGATATGCGATCAGTTAGGGATATATTATGAAGAAAAATTCTTCAAGCCAGAAGAGATGGAAGGGGCTGATGCTGCATTCTTTTGTGGAACTGCTGCAGAAGTAGTTGCATTAAAATCGTTAAATAATACACCATTCAAACTGAAGTGGGAAGACAGTGTTTCTGCCTTGATCCAAAAGGCTTACAGACATCTGGTTTTCGAAGAGGATTATTCTTATTTAAAACAGGAACTCTATGTGTGA
- the ilvB gene encoding biosynthetic-type acetolactate synthase large subunit → MESTFNALETERSSRTAKKLKGAEVILEILKAENVNTVFGYPGGAVIPIYDALYDYKDDLKHILVRHEQGAIHAAQGFSRSSDSIGVAIATSGPGATNLVTGLADAMIDSTPVVCITGQVFASLLGSDAFQEVDVINVTAPVTKWNCQVTNAEDIPTALAKAFYIARSGRPGPVLVDITKNAQLQEIDFKGYEICNSIRSYHPKPRVRSEYIEQAALLINSAKRPFLLFGQGVIIGQAEEELKALVEKTGIPAASTALGLGALSTEHPFYVGMLGMHGHYAPNKLTNDCDVLIAVGMRFDDRVTGKLDQYAKQAKVVHLDIDLAEIDKNVKADVPVLGNCKETLPLLTQALNENSHEEWLNQFKELHHKEHHEVVQKELNPTTEELTMGEVLKYLNQLTQGEYIICTDVGQHQMISCRYAEFKKSKRNVTSGGLGTMGFGLPAAIGAKMANPHQHVICIAGDGGFQMNIQELGTISQFGIGVKMIILNNSFLGMVRQWQELFHDKRYSFVDITSPDFSAVAEAYGIKGKHVKERASLESSLKEMLDTEGAYLLEIKVGKENNVFPMVPQGCSVSEIRLK, encoded by the coding sequence ATGGAATCAACATTTAATGCATTAGAAACAGAAAGGTCTTCTCGGACCGCAAAGAAATTGAAAGGGGCAGAAGTTATTTTGGAAATCCTAAAAGCAGAAAACGTCAATACGGTCTTCGGATATCCTGGTGGAGCTGTCATTCCAATTTATGACGCATTATATGATTACAAAGACGATTTAAAGCATATTCTCGTAAGACATGAACAGGGAGCTATTCATGCAGCACAGGGGTTTTCAAGATCTTCAGATAGTATCGGGGTTGCCATTGCAACCAGCGGTCCCGGAGCAACGAATCTCGTAACCGGTCTTGCAGATGCGATGATCGATAGCACTCCGGTTGTATGTATTACAGGACAGGTATTTGCTTCCCTTTTAGGGTCTGATGCCTTTCAGGAAGTAGATGTAATTAATGTTACTGCTCCTGTTACCAAATGGAACTGTCAGGTAACCAATGCTGAAGATATACCAACAGCGCTCGCGAAAGCATTTTATATTGCCAGATCAGGCCGTCCAGGCCCAGTATTGGTGGATATTACTAAAAATGCCCAGCTTCAGGAAATTGATTTTAAAGGATATGAAATCTGTAATTCTATCCGGTCTTATCATCCTAAACCAAGAGTTAGAAGTGAATATATAGAGCAGGCTGCTTTATTAATTAATTCGGCCAAAAGACCGTTTTTATTATTTGGACAAGGGGTTATTATCGGACAGGCAGAAGAAGAGCTTAAGGCATTGGTTGAGAAAACAGGTATTCCGGCGGCATCTACAGCCTTAGGGCTGGGAGCCCTTTCTACAGAACATCCTTTCTATGTAGGGATGTTGGGAATGCATGGCCACTATGCCCCTAATAAACTAACCAATGATTGTGATGTGTTGATTGCGGTAGGAATGCGTTTTGATGACCGTGTGACTGGGAAATTAGATCAGTATGCCAAACAGGCTAAAGTCGTTCATCTTGATATTGATCTTGCTGAAATTGATAAAAATGTAAAAGCTGATGTTCCTGTTTTAGGAAACTGTAAAGAGACACTTCCTTTGTTAACCCAGGCATTGAATGAAAATTCACATGAAGAATGGCTTAATCAGTTCAAAGAGCTTCATCATAAAGAGCATCATGAAGTAGTACAAAAAGAGCTGAATCCAACAACTGAAGAACTCACAATGGGTGAAGTTTTGAAATATCTGAATCAATTAACCCAGGGTGAATACATCATTTGTACGGATGTAGGACAACACCAGATGATCTCCTGCAGATATGCAGAGTTCAAAAAATCAAAAAGGAATGTTACTTCAGGTGGACTGGGAACGATGGGATTTGGCCTGCCCGCAGCAATAGGTGCAAAAATGGCAAATCCTCATCAGCATGTGATCTGTATCGCCGGAGATGGTGGTTTTCAGATGAACATTCAGGAGCTTGGAACGATTTCACAATTTGGAATCGGAGTGAAGATGATTATCCTTAATAACTCTTTTCTGGGCATGGTTCGTCAATGGCAGGAACTTTTCCATGATAAGCGGTATTCTTTTGTAGACATTACCAGTCCTGACTTTTCTGCGGTTGCAGAGGCTTACGGGATAAAAGGAAAACATGTAAAGGAAAGAGCATCATTAGAATCTTCATTAAAGGAAATGCTTGACACAGAGGGAGCCTATCTGTTAGAAATAAAAGTTGGAAAAGAAAACAATGTTTTCCCTATGGTTCCACAAGGATGTAGTGTAAGTGAAATCCGTTTAAAATAA
- the ilvC gene encoding ketol-acid reductoisomerase, translating to MALIKFAGVEESVITREEFPVEKAQEVLKDETVAVLGYGIQGPGQALNLKDNGINVIVGQRKNSKSWDKAIQDGFVPGETLFELEEAADRGTIICYLLSDAAQIEFWPTLEKYLTPGKTLYFSHGFGITYNHQTNIVPSKEVDVVLVAPKGSGTSLRRLFVEGKGLNSSFAIHQDATGNAKDKVAALGIAVGSGYLFETNFKKEVYSDLVGERGSLMGAIQGLFAAQFEVLRAQGHSPSEAFNETVEELTQSLMPLVAENGMDWMYANCSTTAQRGALDWWKKFYDATKPVFEELYQSVKEGNESQKSISSNSKENYREGLNKELEELRNSELWQAGKVVRSLRPDRQYEYEK from the coding sequence ATGGCATTAATTAAATTTGCAGGTGTAGAAGAAAGCGTAATAACAAGAGAAGAATTTCCTGTAGAAAAAGCTCAGGAAGTTTTAAAAGATGAAACTGTAGCGGTTTTAGGATATGGAATTCAGGGGCCTGGTCAGGCGCTTAATCTTAAAGATAATGGCATCAATGTAATTGTAGGGCAGCGAAAAAATTCTAAAAGCTGGGACAAAGCAATACAGGATGGATTCGTTCCAGGAGAAACATTATTCGAACTGGAAGAAGCTGCAGACAGAGGAACAATCATTTGTTATTTGTTGAGTGATGCTGCACAGATCGAATTTTGGCCAACTCTTGAAAAATATCTTACCCCTGGAAAAACATTATATTTCTCTCATGGTTTCGGAATTACCTATAATCATCAGACCAACATTGTTCCTTCCAAAGAAGTGGATGTTGTTCTTGTAGCTCCTAAAGGTTCAGGTACATCGTTGAGACGACTTTTTGTTGAAGGCAAAGGACTGAACAGCAGTTTTGCGATCCATCAGGATGCGACAGGAAATGCAAAAGATAAAGTGGCAGCATTGGGAATTGCGGTAGGTAGCGGGTACCTGTTTGAGACCAATTTTAAAAAAGAAGTATACAGTGACTTAGTAGGAGAGAGAGGTTCTTTGATGGGGGCTATTCAAGGGCTTTTTGCGGCTCAGTTTGAAGTATTGAGGGCTCAGGGACATTCCCCGTCAGAAGCATTTAATGAGACAGTGGAGGAACTAACCCAATCGTTAATGCCTTTGGTTGCAGAAAATGGAATGGACTGGATGTATGCCAATTGCTCTACTACTGCTCAAAGAGGAGCATTAGACTGGTGGAAGAAGTTTTATGATGCTACTAAGCCTGTGTTTGAAGAATTGTATCAGAGTGTGAAAGAAGGAAATGAATCACAGAAATCAATCTCCAGCAACAGCAAAGAAAACTACAGAGAAGGTCTTAATAAAGAGCTTGAAGAATTAAGAAACAGTGAATTGTGGCAGGCTGGTAAAGTCGTAAGATCGCTTCGCCCAGACAGACAATATGAATATGAAAAATAG
- the ilvN gene encoding acetolactate synthase small subunit translates to MMNKQEYTLSVFTENQVGLLARIAMVFSRRGINIESLNVSPTEIEGISRFTIVVQAPQETVRKVSRQIQKLVEVIKVYYNTNEEIVWQELALFKIETNIVSEKFYVERILRQYGATIVSVRNDYTVFTIVGHHEEIDRFLELLEPHGLIEFIRSGRVAVIKSNEAFHKKLTALEKMAYQ, encoded by the coding sequence ATGATGAATAAACAGGAATATACCCTAAGTGTTTTCACAGAAAACCAGGTAGGGCTGCTTGCGAGAATAGCAATGGTTTTTTCAAGAAGGGGAATCAATATAGAAAGTCTGAATGTTTCTCCAACAGAGATTGAGGGCATTTCGAGGTTTACCATTGTGGTACAGGCTCCACAGGAAACGGTAAGAAAAGTATCAAGACAGATTCAAAAGCTGGTTGAGGTCATTAAAGTCTATTATAATACCAATGAGGAGATCGTTTGGCAGGAACTGGCTCTTTTTAAAATAGAGACCAATATTGTTTCTGAGAAGTTTTATGTTGAAAGGATTTTAAGACAATATGGAGCTACCATTGTAAGCGTAAGAAATGATTATACGGTTTTTACTATTGTAGGACATCATGAAGAAATCGATCGTTTTCTTGAACTTCTGGAACCTCATGGTTTGATAGAATTTATAAGAAGCGGAAGAGTAGCGGTCATTAAATCCAATGAAGCCTTTCATAAAAAACTCACAGCCCTTGAAAAAATGGCTTATCAATAA
- the ilvA gene encoding threonine ammonia-lyase IlvA, with protein MNMKNRTVDFPSLYGVEEARKTLENVIHTTPLQKSFRLSKQSGADIFLKREDMQPVRSYKIRGAYNKIYNLYKEDKTGNGIVCASAGNHAQGVAFACRKLKINGTIFMPVTTPKQKLEQVAMFGEKYVEIKLIGDTFDDSKNAAIQYSKSYGAEFIHPFDDVEIIEGQATLAMEILEQTEDPIDFVFVPLGGGGLAAGIITVFSVLSPKTKIIVVEPKGAASMKASLEAGVNTELLHIDKFVDGAAVQKVGDLTFEICKDHIHECLAVDEGKVCETLLEVYNKDAMVLEPAGALTIAALDLYKQQIAGKNIVCIVSGSNNDITRTEEIKERAMLYKGLKHYFIVKFPQRPGALKEFVLHVLGTSDDITFFEYTKRNSRETASAIVGIEVPSFSDFEGLLRRMKEAGYYESYLNDSPNMMNILI; from the coding sequence ATGAATATGAAAAATAGAACGGTTGATTTTCCTTCATTATATGGTGTAGAAGAGGCGAGAAAGACATTGGAAAATGTTATTCATACCACTCCTTTGCAGAAGAGCTTTAGACTTTCTAAACAGTCCGGAGCGGATATTTTTCTTAAAAGGGAAGATATGCAACCTGTGCGTTCTTATAAAATAAGGGGAGCTTACAATAAGATATATAACCTATATAAGGAGGATAAAACTGGGAATGGTATTGTTTGTGCCAGTGCTGGCAATCATGCGCAGGGAGTTGCCTTTGCATGCAGGAAGCTAAAGATCAACGGGACGATCTTTATGCCTGTAACCACTCCTAAACAAAAGCTGGAGCAGGTTGCCATGTTTGGTGAAAAGTATGTAGAGATCAAGTTGATCGGTGATACTTTTGATGATTCAAAAAATGCGGCGATACAGTATAGCAAAAGTTACGGAGCTGAATTTATTCATCCTTTTGATGATGTAGAAATTATTGAAGGACAGGCCACCTTAGCCATGGAAATCCTGGAGCAGACAGAAGATCCCATAGATTTTGTATTCGTACCCCTTGGCGGTGGAGGATTAGCAGCAGGTATCATTACTGTATTTTCGGTTTTATCCCCAAAGACGAAGATTATTGTCGTAGAACCTAAAGGTGCGGCTTCAATGAAAGCTTCGCTGGAGGCAGGGGTCAACACTGAACTTTTGCATATTGATAAATTTGTGGATGGAGCTGCCGTTCAAAAGGTAGGTGATCTTACTTTTGAGATCTGTAAAGATCATATCCATGAATGCCTGGCCGTTGATGAAGGAAAAGTTTGTGAAACTTTATTAGAGGTATACAATAAAGATGCAATGGTTCTGGAACCGGCGGGTGCCCTGACAATAGCAGCTTTGGATCTGTATAAGCAACAGATTGCAGGCAAAAATATTGTCTGTATTGTAAGTGGTAGTAATAATGATATTACCAGAACAGAAGAGATCAAAGAACGAGCAATGCTTTATAAAGGACTGAAACATTACTTTATTGTTAAGTTTCCACAACGTCCCGGTGCTTTGAAAGAGTTTGTTCTGCATGTTTTGGGTACATCTGATGATATTACATTCTTTGAATACACCAAGAGAAATTCCAGGGAAACCGCTTCTGCTATCGTTGGCATTGAGGTGCC
- a CDS encoding AraC family transcriptional regulator, which yields MKNIKEVREKVDAHPESILVIRQQWEQRLPMHKHQKGQLLLVIGGMAKLRTKEKDLYIPRNHYIWMPKMYSHNLMFNSKDLDIINIYFPEEEKFDHLFYDDLGIYPVSNLLSELLNFGKDWNGDFFPDSWEYEFLLTLKHLLPKENLKKFTIQLPTTTDERLNTIIKFIRSNLENPLTLKEVAVKFGFSVRSLTRFFTNKLGLSFIQYVKMVRIIKAMELLKDTQLSMSEIAYEIGYSNISAFSNTFLQLTNMRPTEFKSML from the coding sequence ATGAAAAACATAAAAGAAGTAAGAGAAAAAGTAGACGCCCATCCCGAATCGATATTGGTGATCCGCCAGCAGTGGGAACAAAGGCTTCCTATGCATAAACATCAGAAAGGCCAGCTGTTATTGGTTATTGGAGGGATGGCGAAGCTGAGAACAAAGGAGAAAGATCTTTATATTCCCCGTAACCACTATATCTGGATGCCGAAAATGTATTCACATAATTTGATGTTCAATTCTAAAGACCTTGATATTATTAATATTTATTTTCCGGAAGAAGAGAAGTTTGATCATCTTTTTTATGATGATTTGGGAATATATCCTGTCAGTAATTTACTTTCCGAGCTTTTGAACTTTGGAAAGGACTGGAATGGTGATTTCTTTCCCGATTCATGGGAGTATGAATTTTTGCTGACACTGAAACACCTGCTTCCTAAAGAAAATTTGAAAAAATTTACGATACAGCTGCCTACCACCACTGATGAGCGTCTCAATACAATAATTAAATTCATTAGGAGCAACCTGGAAAATCCTCTTACACTGAAAGAAGTTGCTGTAAAATTTGGATTTAGCGTAAGAAGCTTAACCCGTTTCTTTACGAATAAACTGGGGCTTTCATTTATTCAATACGTGAAAATGGTCAGGATCATTAAAGCAATGGAGTTGCTTAAGGACACGCAATTAAGTATGAGTGAGATTGCTTACGAAATTGGGTATTCCAATATTTCTGCATTTAGCAATACATTTTTACAATTGACCAATATGAGGCCAACAGAGTTTAAATCGATGCTTTAA
- the ilvD gene encoding dihydroxy-acid dehydratase has product MCETLNKYSRVLTQDPTQPATQAMFYGIGFKKEDFEKAQVGVASMGYDGNTCNMHLNGLAELVKKGVNRENLVGLMFHTIGISDGMTNGTDGMRYSLVSRDIIADSIETVCAGQYYDALITVPGCDKNMPGSLIAMARLNRPSIMVYGGSIEAGHYKGNDLNIVSAFEALGNKIAGKLSDEDYDGIIKNSCPSAGACGGMYTANTMASAIEALGMSLPYSSSYPALSKEKKEECEFAGHYVRILLEKDIKPSDIMTPEAFENALRIIMVLGGSTNAVLHFIAIAKSIGHNLTLDDFQKISDTTPLLADLKPSGKYLMKDLHEVGGVPAVMKYLLDLGLLHGDCLTVTGKTIAENLRNVTSIIEREQDIIRDITNPIKETGHIRIMYGNLAERGCVAKITGKEGNFFRGKARVFDGEKEFIKGIEDQIIQEGDVIVIKNEGPKGAPGMPEMLKPTSALMGSGLGKNVALITDGRFSGGTHGFVVGHITPEAFEGGLIGLVKDNDVIELDAVKNTINLMISDEELKERKSTFKQPDYKVKTGVLYKYAKLVSDASHGCITDF; this is encoded by the coding sequence ATGTGTGAGACCTTAAATAAATATTCACGGGTTCTAACCCAGGATCCTACCCAGCCAGCAACTCAGGCTATGTTTTACGGAATCGGCTTTAAGAAAGAGGATTTCGAAAAAGCTCAGGTGGGAGTGGCAAGTATGGGATACGATGGAAATACCTGTAATATGCATCTCAATGGACTAGCTGAACTGGTAAAAAAAGGAGTGAACAGAGAAAATCTTGTCGGATTGATGTTTCATACCATCGGAATCAGTGATGGGATGACTAATGGTACTGATGGAATGCGATATTCTCTGGTCAGCAGGGATATTATCGCCGACAGTATAGAAACAGTGTGTGCCGGACAATATTATGATGCATTGATTACAGTACCCGGATGTGATAAAAATATGCCAGGATCACTGATCGCAATGGCAAGGCTTAACAGGCCATCCATAATGGTTTACGGGGGAAGTATAGAAGCAGGTCATTATAAGGGGAACGATCTTAATATCGTATCTGCTTTTGAAGCTTTGGGTAATAAAATTGCCGGAAAGCTTTCAGATGAAGACTATGATGGGATTATCAAAAACTCCTGTCCAAGTGCCGGAGCCTGTGGGGGAATGTATACTGCCAATACAATGGCTTCTGCTATTGAAGCATTGGGAATGAGCTTGCCTTATTCATCTTCTTATCCGGCTTTAAGTAAAGAGAAAAAAGAGGAATGTGAGTTTGCCGGGCATTATGTAAGAATATTATTAGAAAAAGATATCAAGCCATCAGATATCATGACTCCTGAAGCTTTTGAAAATGCATTGAGGATCATTATGGTTCTTGGAGGAAGTACCAATGCAGTTCTGCATTTTATTGCAATAGCGAAAAGTATAGGGCATAATCTGACTCTGGATGATTTCCAAAAAATAAGTGATACTACACCTTTATTGGCAGATCTTAAACCCAGTGGAAAATACCTGATGAAAGACCTCCACGAGGTAGGAGGCGTACCGGCGGTCATGAAATACCTTTTGGATCTTGGTCTTCTTCACGGAGATTGTCTTACGGTAACAGGGAAAACTATTGCTGAAAACCTTAGAAATGTGACCTCTATTATAGAGCGGGAGCAGGATATTATCAGAGATATTACCAATCCTATTAAAGAAACCGGTCATATCCGGATCATGTATGGTAATCTCGCTGAGAGAGGCTGTGTTGCTAAAATTACAGGAAAGGAAGGAAATTTCTTTAGAGGAAAAGCTAGAGTTTTTGATGGTGAGAAAGAATTTATAAAAGGAATTGAAGATCAGATCATCCAGGAAGGTGATGTGATCGTGATCAAAAATGAAGGCCCTAAAGGTGCGCCGGGAATGCCTGAAATGCTGAAACCAACTTCTGCTTTGATGGGATCGGGGTTAGGAAAAAATGTAGCCTTAATTACTGATGGCAGATTTTCAGGAGGAACCCATGGTTTTGTAGTAGGACATATCACTCCGGAAGCTTTTGAGGGGGGATTAATTGGTTTGGTGAAAGATAATGATGTGATCGAGCTGGATGCGGTAAAGAATACCATTAACCTCATGATATCGGATGAAGAATTAAAAGAAAGAAAATCCACATTTAAACAACCGGATTATAAAGTAAAAACAGGTGTTTTATATAAGTATGCAAAACTTGTATCGGATGCTTCTCATGGATGTATAACAGATTTTTAA